Below is a genomic region from Dehalococcoidia bacterium.
ACGAGGTTTACTCTTCTACCGCCTGATGGAGCAGGCAATAGCTTGTGCCCCCGTGCCGCGTCAAATGATCGTAGGAGGCCATCCACAACATATGGTATATGGTTGAGTAAAGTGCATACCCACTTAACACAAAACAAAGAAGGAGAATGAAACCATGAAAAAGATTCTAATGAGCTTACTACTTGTGGGCGTGGTGGTGGCATTGATGGGTGGTGGTCTGTTCGCCTATTTCACTGATGTGGAAAAGAGCCAGAATAACAGTTTCCAAGCTGGAACCCTGGATATGCAAATTGGCGATAACAACGAAGGCTACGGAGATGTAGCAGTCAGCGCTAGCTTCACGTCCCCGGCTGCGTTGGCTCCAGGTGACGAATTCGAGACCAGTCCTGTCTATTTCAAGAACACCGGCACCATTCCGATCCGTTATATCTTTGGCACAGTCACCAATCTTGTCCAAACAGGCGGAACTAACCCTGATGCCGAGGGTTCTTCGTCAGCTGACAATATTGCGGACTATATCAAGTTGGTGTCCTATTCGGAACAGGCCACTGGCAGCGCAACGTTTTACGAAGAGGCATTCGATGTAACCAATGCCAATGCTTATCTGCTCTTTTGGGGCCTCACCCAAAAAGGATACATTACATTGGCCGATCTGTTGGCCGCCAATCTTGCCGGATCTAGCGTAAAAACCGGACTCTGGTGCTTCGACGGCGGTAATGATCCTACCAATCCACCCCTGCCAGTTGGTGGAACCGCAGCGATAAAGTTCAAATTCCAACTGCTACCACAGACTACCAATGTCTACCAAGGCGACTTGGTGACATTTGACGTCTATTTTACGGCAGCTCAGACCAATGAACTGCTTGACGCCTCAATTACAGAGTCCGTGGGACTATAAGCGTCGGACTCGCATTTGCGAACGTATTCTTCCCGGAATTCCCGGGAAGAATACGTTTCTCCCCATAAACACCAAACCGTAGGGAGACTTGCATTAGCAATGGATTGATTAGGATTTGGCGGCCCGAAGGATGGGATCGCCAAAGTCGGCGATCCGAGGAGTATGGAGAGGAGGCGATTTTGCGGCCATAACACGGCCGAGGGTGGATGCTGGGAAAAGAAAGCATGAACGGCAATGATTTCAGACTGATCGGAATTCCCTTGATGGGCGGAGGGTAAGGGTGGGGACCGGCTTCAG
It encodes:
- a CDS encoding TasA family protein, coding for MKKILMSLLLVGVVVALMGGGLFAYFTDVEKSQNNSFQAGTLDMQIGDNNEGYGDVAVSASFTSPAALAPGDEFETSPVYFKNTGTIPIRYIFGTVTNLVQTGGTNPDAEGSSSADNIADYIKLVSYSEQATGSATFYEEAFDVTNANAYLLFWGLTQKGYITLADLLAANLAGSSVKTGLWCFDGGNDPTNPPLPVGGTAAIKFKFQLLPQTTNVYQGDLVTFDVYFTAAQTNELLDASITESVGL